CTGCCGGAGCAGGATGCGCAGGATGCCGGACACCACGTGCTCGACGTCGTCGCGCCGGCTCTTGAGATAGGCGTCCTCCATCTGCTCGAACACCGCCACCAGGGCGTCGCGCTGCAGGCGCAGGGCCCACTCGGCATTGCAGCGGCGCTCGCGGATCAGCGCCACCACCGCGTCCGACAGCGCCCGGTCCTCGAGCATGAGCAGGTGCGTCTCAATGAACGCGGCGATGTCGGCACGCGCGCCGGGCAGCTGCGCACGGATCTGGCGCAACTGTGCCTGCGCCTGCCCGAGCGCCTCGCTGAAGCGCGCCACTTCAGCGTCCACGGCGGACAGCTCGATCGTGTACTCGGGGATGTCCAGGTCGGCGGACTGGATGCGATGCGCGCGGCCGATGGCGATGCCGCGCGAGACGCCGATGCCGGACAGCCACAGGCTCATGCGCGCCTATGCCTCCTCGTCGAAGCGGCGGTTGATCAGGTCCGCGAGCGCGCTCAGGGCCTGCTCGGCGCCCTCGCCCTCGGCGATCAGTCGGATGCGGCTGCCCTGGCCCGCGGCCAG
The genomic region above belongs to Nevskiales bacterium and contains:
- a CDS encoding phosphoenolpyruvate-utilizing N-terminal domain-containing protein; translated protein: MSLWLSGIGVSRGIAIGRAHRIQSADLDIPEYTIELSAVDAEVARFSEALGQAQAQLRQIRAQLPGARADIAAFIETHLLMLEDRALSDAVVALIRERRCNAEWALRLQRDALVAVFEQMEDAYLKSRRDDVEHVVSGILRILLRQ